From a region of the Desmodus rotundus isolate HL8 chromosome 7, HLdesRot8A.1, whole genome shotgun sequence genome:
- the MLH3 gene encoding DNA mismatch repair protein Mlh3 isoform X4 yields the protein MIKRLSDEVQAKLRSGLAVCSLGQCVEELALNSIDAEAKCVAVRVNVETLQVQVIDNGLGIGSDDVDTVGTRYFTSKCNSLQDLENPKFYGFRGEALASIADMASAVEISSKKSRTMKTFVKLFQNGKALKACEADLSRPSAGTTVTVYNLFYQLPVRRKCMDPRLEFEKVRQRVEALSLMHPSISFSLRNDVSGSMVLQLPKTKDICSRFCQIHGLGKSQKLREINFKYKDFELSGYISSEAHYNKNMQFLFVNKRLILRTKLHKLIDFLLRKESIICKPKTGSASRPVNSSPRHRANPELYGIYVINVQCQFCEYDVCIEPAKTLIEFQNWDTVLVCIQEGMKKFLEKEKLFVELSGEDIKEFSEDNDFSLLSATLQKHVSPDEKCEQVSFQEACNNILDSYEMFNLQSKAVKRKAVENISTQNSGDSETIRKRTDDSFLYTYGSDGPGHREMTESTLPGKDSFFSEASILEQERADASESGGNEKCKKSCLELNSSENPRGTGSEMFASPFQTLDRFEEDGEDLEIQKVDTTVNGMAADILKNKSIENHLEMFKGPTEIGCQPLHFERTSLRVHGAQWEQEKRKKEPSNCGRINAFSYGQIKLGSTGFITHVVQSERTKPTETEHLFQNCVQPGPVSAKEAFGNRAHHSAETPNIKDLTSALSKEFAQLPNKKLCRTNISYRLESKPIPKTAYSWCNGSKRKGELIGSSRPIAPKKLSLNSQLGSLEKFKRQYGKVRNPLTTEVEENSNSEITTNLSPQVEAGIPQRDKNPLDNLDMCKVTTMKHNDSDSSCQPVSHILYSENLLLSEGEDRLEQQMPCFRESSVTLKGLSHFNGKPLDVEKSSESLASKLSRMKGSERETQTVEMMSHFLELPQSDSSKKDSDLYNGLSLDPCMLFKNELKKREDVIIPMSDSVTQNNSFNKDSETYSNNSTTENPVVSEADLVFPCNNPAVNNKDPDVLIASGQQVGSPNSPNGVLVNPIDNSTANPNGTCVQSEESTARTHSENEESNPCSLDWQQHFDVALGRMVYVNKITGLSTFIAPTEDVRAACTKDLTTLAVDVVLENGSQYRCHPFRSDLVLPFLPRAREESTVMRQHNRGDTVDAAVGRESLQSLFSEWDNPVFARYPEVAVDVRSGQAESLAVKIHNILYPYRFTKDMIHSMQVLQQVDKKFIACLMSTKTEETGEAGGNLLVLVDQHAAHERIRLEQLIIDSYEKQQPQGSGRKKLLASTVSPPLEITVTEEQRRLLRCYRKNLEDLGLGITFPDTSDSLVLVGEVPLCFVEREANELRRGRSTVTKSIVEHFLLFFLTLTRGYVY from the exons ATGATCAAGCGCTTGTCAGATGAAGTACAAGCCAAACTGCGTTCTGGTTTGGCTGTGTGCTCCTTAGGCCAGTGTGTCGAGGAGCTCGCCCTCAACAGTATTGATGCTGAAGCAAAATGTGTGGCTGTGAGGGTGAATGTGGAAACCTTACAAGTTCAAGTGATAGACAATGGATTGGGGATAGGGAGCGATGACGTAGACACGGTGGGGACTCGCTATTTTACTAGTAAATGCAACTCTCTACAGGACTTGGAGAACCCGAAGTTTTATGGTTTTCGAGGGGAGGCCTTGGCCAGTATAGCAGACATGGCCAGTGCTGTGGAAATTTCATCCAAGAAAAGCAGGACAATGAAAACTTTTGTGAAACTGTTTCAGAATGGAAAAGCCCTGAAAGCTTGTGAAGCTGACTTGAGTAGGCCAAGTGCTGGGACAACAGTAACAGTGTATAACCTGTTTTATCAGTTACCCGTAAGGAGGAAATGCATGGACCCTAGACTGGAGTTTGAGAAGGTTaggcaaagggtagaagctctcTCACTCATGcacccttccatttctttctctttgagaAATGATGTTTCTGGTTCCATGGTTCTTCAACTCCCTAAAACCAAAGACATCTGTTCCCGATTTTGTCAAATTCATGGACTAGGTAAGTCCCAAAAgttaagagaaataaattttaaatacaaggaTTTTGAGCTTAGTGGCTATATCAGCTCTGAAGCCCATTACAATAAGAATATGCAGTTTTTGTTTGTGAACAAAAGGCTAATTTTAAGGACGAAGTTGCATAAACTCATTGACTTTTTATTAAGGAAAGAAAGTATCATATGCAAGCCAAAAACTGGCTCTGCCAGTAGGCCAGTGAATTCAAGTCCTCGGCATCGGGCTAACCCAGAACTCTATGGGATATATGTGATCAACGTGCAGTGCCAATTCTGTGAATATGATGTATGCATAGAGCCAGCAAAAACTTTGATTGAGTTTCAGAACTGGGATACTGTTTTGGTTTGCATTCAGGAGGGAATGAAGaagtttttagagaaagaaaaattgtttgtGGAGTTATCAGGTGAGGACATTAAGGAATTTAGTGAAGATAATGATTTTAGTTTACTCAGTGCTACTCTTCAGAAGCATGTGTCCCCTGATGAGAAGTGTGAGCAGGTTAGTTTCCAAGAAGCATGTAATAATATTTTGGATTCCTATGAAATGTTTAATTTGCAATCAAAAGCTGTAAAAAGAAAAGCTGTAGAAAACATAAGCACACAGAATTCTGGGGATTCAGAAACGATCAGAAAAAGGACAGATGATTCATTTTTGTATACATATGGATCAGACGGCCCAGGTCATAGGGAAATGACAGAGTCAACTTTACCAGGCAAAGATAGCTTTTTCTCAGAAGCAAGCATCTTAGAACAAGAGAGAGCTGACGCATCAGAGTCGGGAGGAAATGAGAAATGTAAAAAATCTTGCTTGGAACTTAACTCTTCAGAAAATCCACGTGGAACTGGTTCAGAAATGTTTGCAAGCCCTTTCCAGACATTAGATCGCTTTGAAGAGGATGGAGAAGATCTAGAAATACAGAAAGTAGATACTACTGTTAATGGCATGGCTGCCGACATCCTGAAAAATAAGAGCATTGAGAATCACCTAGAGATGTTTAAAGGTCCTACTGAAATTGGATGCCAGCCTCTGCATTTTGAGAGAACATCACTGAGAGTACATGGTGCTCAgtgggagcaagagaaaagaaaaaaagaacctagTAATTGTGGAAGAATAAATGCTTTTAGTTATGGGCAAATTAAATTAGGTTCCACTGGCTTTATAACTCATGTGGTACAGAGTGAGCGAACTAAACCAACTGAAACagaacatttatttcaaaattgtgtCCAACCTGGTCCTGTGAGTGCCAAAGAAGCATTTGGAAATAGAGCACACCATTCAGCTGAGACACCAAACATCAAAGATTTAACCAGTGCTTTAAGCAAAGAATTTGCTCAACTGCCCAACAAAAAATTGTGCAGAACAAATATAAGTTATAGGCTAGAGAGCAAACCTATACCAAAAACTGCGTATTCTTGGTGTAATGGTAGTAAAAGAAAAGGTGAGTTAATTGGCTCCTCCAGACCCATAGCCCCTAAGAAGCTAAGCTTAAATTCACAACTAGGATCTTTAGAAAAGTTTAAGAGGCAGTATGGGAAGGTTAGAAATCCTCTGACTACTGAAGTGGAGGAAAATAGTAATTCTGAAATCACTACCAATCTCAGTCCTCAGGTTGAAGCTGGCATTCCCCAGAGAGACAAAAACCCCTTAGACAACCTGGACATGTGTAAAGTCACTACTATGAAACACAATGATTCAGATAGTAGTTGTCAACCAGTAAGTCACATCCTTTATTCAGAAAACTTGCTCCTCTCCGAGGGTGAAGACAGACTGGAACAACAGATGCCTTGCTTCAGAGAAAGCTCTGTAACACTAAAGGGTCTATCTCATTTTAATGGAAAACCTTTGGATGTTGAGAAGTCATCTGAATCACTAGCCTCTAAATTATCCAGAATGAAAGGTTCTGAAAGAGAAACTCAAACAGTGGAGATGATGAGTCATTTTCTTGAACTTCCACAATCAGATTCCAGTAAGAAAGACAGTGACTTGTACAATGGGTTATCCCTGGATCCttgtatgttatttaaaaatgaacttaaaaaacgAGAGGATGTCATTATCCCAATGTCAGACTCTGTCACACAGAATAATTCCTTCAATAAAGATAGTGAAACATATTCTAATAACAGTACAACAGAGAACCCTGTGGTATCAGAGGCAGATTTGGTATTCCCCTGTAATAATCCTGCAGTTAATAATAAAGATCCGGATGTCCTTATAGCTTCAGGACAACAGGTGGGAAGTCCTAACTCTCCCAATGGAGTGTTAGTGAATCCCATAGACAATTCCACAGCCAACCCTAATGGAACTTGTGTTCAGAGCGAGGAATCTACAGCGAGAACTCACTCTGAAAACGAAGAGTCAAACCCATGTTCTTTGGATTGGCAGCAGCATTTTGATGTAGCCCTTGGAAGAATGGTTTATGTCAACAAAATAACTGGACTTAGCACATTCATTGCTCCTACTGAGGACGTCCGGGCTGCGTGTACGAAGGACCTGACGACTCTGGCAGTGGACGTGGTACTCGAGAATG gaTCTCAGTACAGGTGTCATCCTTTTAGAAGCGACCttgttcttcctttccttcctagAGCTCGGGAAGAGAGCACTGTGATGAGACAGCATAACAGAG GAGATACTGTGGATGCCGCTGTCGGCAGAGAATCACTTCAGTCTTTGTTCTCAGAATGGGACAATCCAGTGTTTGCCCGTTACCCAGAG GTGGCCGTCGATGTCCGCAGTGGGCAGGCTGAAAGCCTAGCGGTTAAAATCCACAACATCTTGTACCCTTATCGTTTCACCAAAGACATGATTCATTCGATGCAG GTTCTACAGCAAGTGGACAAAAAGTTTATTGCCTGCTTAATGAGCACTAAGACTGAAGAGACTGGTGAGGCAG
- the MLH3 gene encoding DNA mismatch repair protein Mlh3 isoform X6 — protein MIKRLSDEVQAKLRSGLAVCSLGQCVEELALNSIDAEAKCVAVRVNVETLQVQVIDNGLGIGSDDVDTVGTRYFTSKCNSLQDLENPKFYGFRGEALASIADMASAVEISSKKSRTMKTFVKLFQNGKALKACEADLSRPSAGTTVTVYNLFYQLPVRRKCMDPRLEFEKVRQRVEALSLMHPSISFSLRNDVSGSMVLQLPKTKDICSRFCQIHGLGKSQKLREINFKYKDFELSGYISSEAHYNKNMQFLFVNKRLILRTKLHKLIDFLLRKESIICKPKTGSASRPVNSSPRHRANPELYGIYVINVQCQFCEYDVCIEPAKTLIEFQNWDTVLVCIQEGMKKFLEKEKLFVELSGEDIKEFSEDNDFSLLSATLQKHVSPDEKCEQVSFQEACNNILDSYEMFNLQSKAVKRKAVENISTQNSGDSETIRKRTDDSFLYTYGSDGPGHREMTESTLPGKDSFFSEASILEQERADASESGGNEKCKKSCLELNSSENPRGTGSEMFASPFQTLDRFEEDGEDLEIQKVDTTVNGMAADILKNKSIENHLEMFKGPTEIGCQPLHFERTSLRVHGAQWEQEKRKKEPSNCGRINAFSYGQIKLGSTGFITHVVQSERTKPTETEHLFQNCVQPGPVSAKEAFGNRAHHSAETPNIKDLTSALSKEFAQLPNKKLCRTNISYRLESKPIPKTAYSWCNGSKRKGELIGSSRPIAPKKLSLNSQLGSLEKFKRQYGKVRNPLTTEVEENSNSEITTNLSPQVEAGIPQRDKNPLDNLDMCKVTTMKHNDSDSSCQPVSHILYSENLLLSEGEDRLEQQMPCFRESSVTLKGLSHFNGKPLDVEKSSESLASKLSRMKGSERETQTVEMMSHFLELPQSDSSKKDSDLYNGLSLDPCMLFKNELKKREDVIIPMSDSVTQNNSFNKDSETYSNNSTTENPVVSEADLVFPCNNPAVNNKDPDVLIASGQQVGSPNSPNGVLVNPIDNSTANPNGTCVQSEESTARTHSENEESNPCSLDWQQHFDVALGRMVYVNKITGLSTFIAPTEDVRAACTKDLTTLAVDVVLENGSQYRCHPFRSDLVLPFLPRAREESTVMRQHNRGDTVDAAVGRESLQSLFSEWDNPVFARYPEVAVDVRSGQAESLAVKIHNILYPYRFTKDMIHSMQVLQQVDKKFIACLMSTKTEETGEAGGNLLVLVDQHAAHERIRLEQLIIDSYEKQQPQGSGRKKLLASTVSPPLEITVTEEQRRLLRNFFENKWSYSRPQEASKGHCH, from the exons ATGATCAAGCGCTTGTCAGATGAAGTACAAGCCAAACTGCGTTCTGGTTTGGCTGTGTGCTCCTTAGGCCAGTGTGTCGAGGAGCTCGCCCTCAACAGTATTGATGCTGAAGCAAAATGTGTGGCTGTGAGGGTGAATGTGGAAACCTTACAAGTTCAAGTGATAGACAATGGATTGGGGATAGGGAGCGATGACGTAGACACGGTGGGGACTCGCTATTTTACTAGTAAATGCAACTCTCTACAGGACTTGGAGAACCCGAAGTTTTATGGTTTTCGAGGGGAGGCCTTGGCCAGTATAGCAGACATGGCCAGTGCTGTGGAAATTTCATCCAAGAAAAGCAGGACAATGAAAACTTTTGTGAAACTGTTTCAGAATGGAAAAGCCCTGAAAGCTTGTGAAGCTGACTTGAGTAGGCCAAGTGCTGGGACAACAGTAACAGTGTATAACCTGTTTTATCAGTTACCCGTAAGGAGGAAATGCATGGACCCTAGACTGGAGTTTGAGAAGGTTaggcaaagggtagaagctctcTCACTCATGcacccttccatttctttctctttgagaAATGATGTTTCTGGTTCCATGGTTCTTCAACTCCCTAAAACCAAAGACATCTGTTCCCGATTTTGTCAAATTCATGGACTAGGTAAGTCCCAAAAgttaagagaaataaattttaaatacaaggaTTTTGAGCTTAGTGGCTATATCAGCTCTGAAGCCCATTACAATAAGAATATGCAGTTTTTGTTTGTGAACAAAAGGCTAATTTTAAGGACGAAGTTGCATAAACTCATTGACTTTTTATTAAGGAAAGAAAGTATCATATGCAAGCCAAAAACTGGCTCTGCCAGTAGGCCAGTGAATTCAAGTCCTCGGCATCGGGCTAACCCAGAACTCTATGGGATATATGTGATCAACGTGCAGTGCCAATTCTGTGAATATGATGTATGCATAGAGCCAGCAAAAACTTTGATTGAGTTTCAGAACTGGGATACTGTTTTGGTTTGCATTCAGGAGGGAATGAAGaagtttttagagaaagaaaaattgtttgtGGAGTTATCAGGTGAGGACATTAAGGAATTTAGTGAAGATAATGATTTTAGTTTACTCAGTGCTACTCTTCAGAAGCATGTGTCCCCTGATGAGAAGTGTGAGCAGGTTAGTTTCCAAGAAGCATGTAATAATATTTTGGATTCCTATGAAATGTTTAATTTGCAATCAAAAGCTGTAAAAAGAAAAGCTGTAGAAAACATAAGCACACAGAATTCTGGGGATTCAGAAACGATCAGAAAAAGGACAGATGATTCATTTTTGTATACATATGGATCAGACGGCCCAGGTCATAGGGAAATGACAGAGTCAACTTTACCAGGCAAAGATAGCTTTTTCTCAGAAGCAAGCATCTTAGAACAAGAGAGAGCTGACGCATCAGAGTCGGGAGGAAATGAGAAATGTAAAAAATCTTGCTTGGAACTTAACTCTTCAGAAAATCCACGTGGAACTGGTTCAGAAATGTTTGCAAGCCCTTTCCAGACATTAGATCGCTTTGAAGAGGATGGAGAAGATCTAGAAATACAGAAAGTAGATACTACTGTTAATGGCATGGCTGCCGACATCCTGAAAAATAAGAGCATTGAGAATCACCTAGAGATGTTTAAAGGTCCTACTGAAATTGGATGCCAGCCTCTGCATTTTGAGAGAACATCACTGAGAGTACATGGTGCTCAgtgggagcaagagaaaagaaaaaaagaacctagTAATTGTGGAAGAATAAATGCTTTTAGTTATGGGCAAATTAAATTAGGTTCCACTGGCTTTATAACTCATGTGGTACAGAGTGAGCGAACTAAACCAACTGAAACagaacatttatttcaaaattgtgtCCAACCTGGTCCTGTGAGTGCCAAAGAAGCATTTGGAAATAGAGCACACCATTCAGCTGAGACACCAAACATCAAAGATTTAACCAGTGCTTTAAGCAAAGAATTTGCTCAACTGCCCAACAAAAAATTGTGCAGAACAAATATAAGTTATAGGCTAGAGAGCAAACCTATACCAAAAACTGCGTATTCTTGGTGTAATGGTAGTAAAAGAAAAGGTGAGTTAATTGGCTCCTCCAGACCCATAGCCCCTAAGAAGCTAAGCTTAAATTCACAACTAGGATCTTTAGAAAAGTTTAAGAGGCAGTATGGGAAGGTTAGAAATCCTCTGACTACTGAAGTGGAGGAAAATAGTAATTCTGAAATCACTACCAATCTCAGTCCTCAGGTTGAAGCTGGCATTCCCCAGAGAGACAAAAACCCCTTAGACAACCTGGACATGTGTAAAGTCACTACTATGAAACACAATGATTCAGATAGTAGTTGTCAACCAGTAAGTCACATCCTTTATTCAGAAAACTTGCTCCTCTCCGAGGGTGAAGACAGACTGGAACAACAGATGCCTTGCTTCAGAGAAAGCTCTGTAACACTAAAGGGTCTATCTCATTTTAATGGAAAACCTTTGGATGTTGAGAAGTCATCTGAATCACTAGCCTCTAAATTATCCAGAATGAAAGGTTCTGAAAGAGAAACTCAAACAGTGGAGATGATGAGTCATTTTCTTGAACTTCCACAATCAGATTCCAGTAAGAAAGACAGTGACTTGTACAATGGGTTATCCCTGGATCCttgtatgttatttaaaaatgaacttaaaaaacgAGAGGATGTCATTATCCCAATGTCAGACTCTGTCACACAGAATAATTCCTTCAATAAAGATAGTGAAACATATTCTAATAACAGTACAACAGAGAACCCTGTGGTATCAGAGGCAGATTTGGTATTCCCCTGTAATAATCCTGCAGTTAATAATAAAGATCCGGATGTCCTTATAGCTTCAGGACAACAGGTGGGAAGTCCTAACTCTCCCAATGGAGTGTTAGTGAATCCCATAGACAATTCCACAGCCAACCCTAATGGAACTTGTGTTCAGAGCGAGGAATCTACAGCGAGAACTCACTCTGAAAACGAAGAGTCAAACCCATGTTCTTTGGATTGGCAGCAGCATTTTGATGTAGCCCTTGGAAGAATGGTTTATGTCAACAAAATAACTGGACTTAGCACATTCATTGCTCCTACTGAGGACGTCCGGGCTGCGTGTACGAAGGACCTGACGACTCTGGCAGTGGACGTGGTACTCGAGAATG gaTCTCAGTACAGGTGTCATCCTTTTAGAAGCGACCttgttcttcctttccttcctagAGCTCGGGAAGAGAGCACTGTGATGAGACAGCATAACAGAG GAGATACTGTGGATGCCGCTGTCGGCAGAGAATCACTTCAGTCTTTGTTCTCAGAATGGGACAATCCAGTGTTTGCCCGTTACCCAGAG GTGGCCGTCGATGTCCGCAGTGGGCAGGCTGAAAGCCTAGCGGTTAAAATCCACAACATCTTGTACCCTTATCGTTTCACCAAAGACATGATTCATTCGATGCAG GTTCTACAGCAAGTGGACAAAAAGTTTATTGCCTGCTTAATGAGCACTAAGACTGAAGAGACTGGTGAGGCAG
- the MLH3 gene encoding DNA mismatch repair protein Mlh3 isoform X7, translating to MIKRLSDEVQAKLRSGLAVCSLGQCVEELALNSIDAEAKCVAVRVNVETLQVQVIDNGLGIGSDDVDTVGTRYFTSKCNSLQDLENPKFYGFRGEALASIADMASAVEISSKKSRTMKTFVKLFQNGKALKACEADLSRPSAGTTVTVYNLFYQLPVRRKCMDPRLEFEKVRQRVEALSLMHPSISFSLRNDVSGSMVLQLPKTKDICSRFCQIHGLGKSQKLREINFKYKDFELSGYISSEAHYNKNMQFLFVNKRLILRTKLHKLIDFLLRKESIICKPKTGSASRPVNSSPRHRANPELYGIYVINVQCQFCEYDVCIEPAKTLIEFQNWDTVLVCIQEGMKKFLEKEKLFVELSGEDIKEFSEDNDFSLLSATLQKHVSPDEKCEQVSFQEACNNILDSYEMFNLQSKAVKRKAVENISTQNSGDSETIRKRTDDSFLYTYGSDGPGHREMTESTLPGKDSFFSEASILEQERADASESGGNEKCKKSCLELNSSENPRGTGSEMFASPFQTLDRFEEDGEDLEIQKVDTTVNGMAADILKNKSIENHLEMFKGPTEIGCQPLHFERTSLRVHGAQWEQEKRKKEPSNCGRINAFSYGQIKLGSTGFITHVVQSERTKPTETEHLFQNCVQPGPVSAKEAFGNRAHHSAETPNIKDLTSALSKEFAQLPNKKLCRTNISYRLESKPIPKTAYSWCNGSKRKGELIGSSRPIAPKKLSLNSQLGSLEKFKRQYGKVRNPLTTEVEENSNSEITTNLSPQVEAGIPQRDKNPLDNLDMCKVTTMKHNDSDSSCQPVSHILYSENLLLSEGEDRLEQQMPCFRESSVTLKGLSHFNGKPLDVEKSSESLASKLSRMKGSERETQTVEMMSHFLELPQSDSSKKDSDLYNGLSLDPCMLFKNELKKREDVIIPMSDSVTQNNSFNKDSETYSNNSTTENPVVSEADLVFPCNNPAVNNKDPDVLIASGQQVGSPNSPNGVLVNPIDNSTANPNGTCVQSEESTARTHSENEESNPCSLDWQQHFDVALGRMVYVNKITGLSTFIAPTEDVRAACTKDLTTLAVDVVLENGSQYRCHPFRSDLVLPFLPRAREESTVMRQHNRGDTVDAAVGRESLQSLFSEWDNPVFARYPEVAVDVRSGQAESLAVKIHNILYPYRFTKDMIHSMQVLQQVDKKFIACLMSTKTEETGEAGGNLLVLVDQHAAHERIRLEQLIIDSYEKQQPQGSGRKKLLASTVLPQKSGRSGPWNYISRH from the exons ATGATCAAGCGCTTGTCAGATGAAGTACAAGCCAAACTGCGTTCTGGTTTGGCTGTGTGCTCCTTAGGCCAGTGTGTCGAGGAGCTCGCCCTCAACAGTATTGATGCTGAAGCAAAATGTGTGGCTGTGAGGGTGAATGTGGAAACCTTACAAGTTCAAGTGATAGACAATGGATTGGGGATAGGGAGCGATGACGTAGACACGGTGGGGACTCGCTATTTTACTAGTAAATGCAACTCTCTACAGGACTTGGAGAACCCGAAGTTTTATGGTTTTCGAGGGGAGGCCTTGGCCAGTATAGCAGACATGGCCAGTGCTGTGGAAATTTCATCCAAGAAAAGCAGGACAATGAAAACTTTTGTGAAACTGTTTCAGAATGGAAAAGCCCTGAAAGCTTGTGAAGCTGACTTGAGTAGGCCAAGTGCTGGGACAACAGTAACAGTGTATAACCTGTTTTATCAGTTACCCGTAAGGAGGAAATGCATGGACCCTAGACTGGAGTTTGAGAAGGTTaggcaaagggtagaagctctcTCACTCATGcacccttccatttctttctctttgagaAATGATGTTTCTGGTTCCATGGTTCTTCAACTCCCTAAAACCAAAGACATCTGTTCCCGATTTTGTCAAATTCATGGACTAGGTAAGTCCCAAAAgttaagagaaataaattttaaatacaaggaTTTTGAGCTTAGTGGCTATATCAGCTCTGAAGCCCATTACAATAAGAATATGCAGTTTTTGTTTGTGAACAAAAGGCTAATTTTAAGGACGAAGTTGCATAAACTCATTGACTTTTTATTAAGGAAAGAAAGTATCATATGCAAGCCAAAAACTGGCTCTGCCAGTAGGCCAGTGAATTCAAGTCCTCGGCATCGGGCTAACCCAGAACTCTATGGGATATATGTGATCAACGTGCAGTGCCAATTCTGTGAATATGATGTATGCATAGAGCCAGCAAAAACTTTGATTGAGTTTCAGAACTGGGATACTGTTTTGGTTTGCATTCAGGAGGGAATGAAGaagtttttagagaaagaaaaattgtttgtGGAGTTATCAGGTGAGGACATTAAGGAATTTAGTGAAGATAATGATTTTAGTTTACTCAGTGCTACTCTTCAGAAGCATGTGTCCCCTGATGAGAAGTGTGAGCAGGTTAGTTTCCAAGAAGCATGTAATAATATTTTGGATTCCTATGAAATGTTTAATTTGCAATCAAAAGCTGTAAAAAGAAAAGCTGTAGAAAACATAAGCACACAGAATTCTGGGGATTCAGAAACGATCAGAAAAAGGACAGATGATTCATTTTTGTATACATATGGATCAGACGGCCCAGGTCATAGGGAAATGACAGAGTCAACTTTACCAGGCAAAGATAGCTTTTTCTCAGAAGCAAGCATCTTAGAACAAGAGAGAGCTGACGCATCAGAGTCGGGAGGAAATGAGAAATGTAAAAAATCTTGCTTGGAACTTAACTCTTCAGAAAATCCACGTGGAACTGGTTCAGAAATGTTTGCAAGCCCTTTCCAGACATTAGATCGCTTTGAAGAGGATGGAGAAGATCTAGAAATACAGAAAGTAGATACTACTGTTAATGGCATGGCTGCCGACATCCTGAAAAATAAGAGCATTGAGAATCACCTAGAGATGTTTAAAGGTCCTACTGAAATTGGATGCCAGCCTCTGCATTTTGAGAGAACATCACTGAGAGTACATGGTGCTCAgtgggagcaagagaaaagaaaaaaagaacctagTAATTGTGGAAGAATAAATGCTTTTAGTTATGGGCAAATTAAATTAGGTTCCACTGGCTTTATAACTCATGTGGTACAGAGTGAGCGAACTAAACCAACTGAAACagaacatttatttcaaaattgtgtCCAACCTGGTCCTGTGAGTGCCAAAGAAGCATTTGGAAATAGAGCACACCATTCAGCTGAGACACCAAACATCAAAGATTTAACCAGTGCTTTAAGCAAAGAATTTGCTCAACTGCCCAACAAAAAATTGTGCAGAACAAATATAAGTTATAGGCTAGAGAGCAAACCTATACCAAAAACTGCGTATTCTTGGTGTAATGGTAGTAAAAGAAAAGGTGAGTTAATTGGCTCCTCCAGACCCATAGCCCCTAAGAAGCTAAGCTTAAATTCACAACTAGGATCTTTAGAAAAGTTTAAGAGGCAGTATGGGAAGGTTAGAAATCCTCTGACTACTGAAGTGGAGGAAAATAGTAATTCTGAAATCACTACCAATCTCAGTCCTCAGGTTGAAGCTGGCATTCCCCAGAGAGACAAAAACCCCTTAGACAACCTGGACATGTGTAAAGTCACTACTATGAAACACAATGATTCAGATAGTAGTTGTCAACCAGTAAGTCACATCCTTTATTCAGAAAACTTGCTCCTCTCCGAGGGTGAAGACAGACTGGAACAACAGATGCCTTGCTTCAGAGAAAGCTCTGTAACACTAAAGGGTCTATCTCATTTTAATGGAAAACCTTTGGATGTTGAGAAGTCATCTGAATCACTAGCCTCTAAATTATCCAGAATGAAAGGTTCTGAAAGAGAAACTCAAACAGTGGAGATGATGAGTCATTTTCTTGAACTTCCACAATCAGATTCCAGTAAGAAAGACAGTGACTTGTACAATGGGTTATCCCTGGATCCttgtatgttatttaaaaatgaacttaaaaaacgAGAGGATGTCATTATCCCAATGTCAGACTCTGTCACACAGAATAATTCCTTCAATAAAGATAGTGAAACATATTCTAATAACAGTACAACAGAGAACCCTGTGGTATCAGAGGCAGATTTGGTATTCCCCTGTAATAATCCTGCAGTTAATAATAAAGATCCGGATGTCCTTATAGCTTCAGGACAACAGGTGGGAAGTCCTAACTCTCCCAATGGAGTGTTAGTGAATCCCATAGACAATTCCACAGCCAACCCTAATGGAACTTGTGTTCAGAGCGAGGAATCTACAGCGAGAACTCACTCTGAAAACGAAGAGTCAAACCCATGTTCTTTGGATTGGCAGCAGCATTTTGATGTAGCCCTTGGAAGAATGGTTTATGTCAACAAAATAACTGGACTTAGCACATTCATTGCTCCTACTGAGGACGTCCGGGCTGCGTGTACGAAGGACCTGACGACTCTGGCAGTGGACGTGGTACTCGAGAATG gaTCTCAGTACAGGTGTCATCCTTTTAGAAGCGACCttgttcttcctttccttcctagAGCTCGGGAAGAGAGCACTGTGATGAGACAGCATAACAGAG GAGATACTGTGGATGCCGCTGTCGGCAGAGAATCACTTCAGTCTTTGTTCTCAGAATGGGACAATCCAGTGTTTGCCCGTTACCCAGAG GTGGCCGTCGATGTCCGCAGTGGGCAGGCTGAAAGCCTAGCGGTTAAAATCCACAACATCTTGTACCCTTATCGTTTCACCAAAGACATGATTCATTCGATGCAG GTTCTACAGCAAGTGGACAAAAAGTTTATTGCCTGCTTAATGAGCACTAAGACTGAAGAGACTGGTGAGGCAG